In a genomic window of Staphylococcus taiwanensis:
- a CDS encoding beta-class phenol-soluble modulin, whose translation MQKLAEAIANAIQAGQNQDWAKLGTSIVGIVENGVSALGKIFGF comes from the coding sequence ATGCAAAAATTAGCAGAAGCAATCGCAAACGCAATCCAAGCAGGACAAAACCAAGACTGGGCTAAATTAGGTACAAGCATCGTAGGTATTGTAGAAAACGGTGTTAGTGCATTAGGTAAAATCTTCGGTTTCTAA
- a CDS encoding phenol-soluble modulin PSM-beta-3, producing MSKLVQAISDAVQAGQNQDWAKLGTSIVGIVENGVGILGKLFGF from the coding sequence ATGTCAAAATTAGTACAAGCAATTTCAGACGCAGTACAAGCAGGACAAAACCAAGATTGGGCTAAATTAGGTACAAGCATCGTAGGTATCGTAGAAAACGGCGTAGGTATTTTAGGTAAATTATTTGGTTTCTAA